The bacterium genomic sequence GGCGGCACGATGATTCAACAGCCACAGCCGGCATGAAGCCTGACTGGGCGGAGAGATGGTAGGCATGAAACAGGGATGTGAGACGTTGTTTGATAATTACAGCCGTCGGCATGATGAGGAGAGCTTTGGCCGGCGGACACAAGGGAAGGTGGCTCTTATCAGCAGGGAGCTGGTGCGCGCTGAGGCCGCGCGCCGTCTTGACTTCGGCTGCGTCGCCGACTGAATGCCGATGAGATGAATTTTCGAATCCTGCACTGCAACGAGCGCAGCTATGCGCCGTCCGACACGGAAACTTCCTGAGGTTGCGGGCGGGCGTATTTTTTCAGTTCAGACTTGACCACTTTGCCGTGTGCGTTTAACGGCAGGCTCTCCACTAGGGTCACGTCGCGGGGGACCATATGACGGCTGATGCGGCGTCGGCAGTGGTTGATGATGTCCTCGGTCGTCAGGTGTGTATGCGGACGCAGGACGACGAACGCTCGAATGGCTTCACCGCGCACCAGGTCCGGTTCGCCGATCACCGCTGCGGAGACCACATCCTCCAGTTCGAGAATGCAGGATTCGACATCCTGGCTGCTCACGCGGAATCCGAAGGATTTGATGAAATCCGCCTTGCGATCGACGATATAAATAAATCCATCCTCATCCACCGTGGCCAGGTCGCCTGTTTTCAAGACGCCGTTGATAAATTTTTCAGCGCTCGCCAGGGGATCTTTCCAGTAGCCCGGGGAAATGTTTTCTCCCGCGGCATAGATCTCGCCCACCTCTCCGGGCTTGACCGGATTTCC encodes the following:
- a CDS encoding AMP-binding protein; this encodes ASHHPGWYTSPVLLLDILPFYYCFGTSLLHTHLRAGASLVLCNSFVYPEPVLDTLEELECTGFAGVPSTYQLLLRNSSFPRRTKKPLRKIQQAGGKLHNVLIKELIECQPQARVYVMYGQTEATARLSYLPPERLPEKLGSMGKGIPQVELRVLDESGNPVKPGEVGEIYAAGENISPGYWKDPLASAEKFINGVLKTGDLATVDEDGFIYIVDRKADFIKSFGFRVSSQDVESCILELEDVVSAAVIGEPDLVRGEAIRAFVVLRPHTHLTTEDIINHCRRRISRHMVPRDVTLVESLPLNAHGKVVKSELKKYARPQPQEVSVSDGA